CTGTGCACCGCCTGCTTCACCGGCGAGTACCCGATCGAGCTCCCCGACGAGAGCTTGCTCGGCAAGCACCTCCTCGAGGCGACGCTCCAGCCGAGCACGCACGGCGAGGCCCTCCCCGTCTTCAACAATCCATGATGGGCCGAGCGGGGTCGCCCGATCGAGGACGCCGCACGGTCCTCGCTTCGCTCGCACCGCGGACGCCCTCGATGCGCTTCGCGCGGCGCGCCACGCTGCCGGCAACACCGCAGATTAAGGAATTGCATTGACTGACAACGCCTACGCCCGCGCCGGTGTCGACATCGAGGCCGCGGACCGCGCCGTCGACCTGATGAAGGAGTGGGTCGAGAAGGCCCGCCGTCCCGAGATGCTCGGCGGCCTCGGCGGCTTCGCCGGCCTCTTCGACGCGAGCGCCCTGACGGCGTACCGGCGGCCGCTGCTGGCCACCTCGACCGACGGCGTCGGCACCAAGGTCGCCGTCGCGCAGCTGATGGACAAGCACGACACCATCGGCTTCGACCTGGTCGGCATGGTCGTCGACGATCTCGTCGTCTGCGGCGCCGAGCCGCTGTTCATGACCGACTACATCGCGACCGGCAAGGTCGTGCCGGAGCGGATCGCCGCGATCGTCAAGGGCATCGCCGAGGCGTGCGTCGAGGCCGGCTGCGCGCTCGTCGGCGGCGAGACCGCCGAGCACCCCGGCCTGCTCGACCCCGACGAGTACGATGTCGCGGGCGCCACCACGGGCGTGGTCGAGGCCGACGCCCTGCTCGGCGCCTCCCGGGTCCGCGCGGGTGACATCGTGATCGCGATGGCCGCCAGCGGCCTGCACTCCAACGGCTACTCCCTGGCCCGGCACGTCTTCTTCACCCAGGCCGGCTGGACCGTCGACCGCCACGTGGAGGAGTTCGGCCGGACCCTGGGCGAGGAGCTCCTCGAGCCCACCCGGCTCTACACCAAGCCGTGCCTCGCGATCGCCCGCGAGACCGAGACCCACGCGATGGCCCACGTCACCGGCGGCGGCCTGGCCAACAACCTCGCCCGGGTGATGCCGCCCGAGCTGAAGGCGACCCTCGACCGCGGCAGCTGGACCCCCGCCCCCGTCTTCGACGTCGTCCGCTCGGTCGGCGAGGTCGCGCAGCCCGACCTCGAGGCCACCCTCAATTGCGGGGTCGGCATGGTCGCCCTCGTCGCGCCGGACTCCGCGGACGCCGTCGTGGCCCGCCTGGGCGAGTTCGGGATCGACAGCTGGGTGGCCGGCGAGGTCGCCCCCGACCCGGCCCGCCAGGGCACCGTCGAGCTGGTGGGTCAGCACCCCGGTTGGTGACCTGCGCCTCATCCGCGCGCGCCACGCGCGCGGAAGGGCCTCCCGGCGTGCGGGAACAGCCACCGGCCATGTACCGTTGGACCCACGAGACTACGTATTCAGCAGTCCGGGGCCCGGAGGGCTCCCGGCCAAGTGTGCGAGGGGGCTGGACCCTATGGGCCGCGGCCGAGCGAAAGCCAAGCAGACGAAGGTCGCGCGCGACCTGAAGTACCGCACTCACGACACGGATCTCGGCGCACTCGCGCGTGAGCTCCATGGTGAGTCCGAGGATGTCGGCAGGACCGACGAGGTCGACGACATCGACGACAAGTGGTCGGACTACGCCGACCGTCGCGACTGAGCTGAATGGCGCGGGCGCGTCGCTCGTTCCTCGCGCCGCGCTGCCGCGCCGCAGCCGAGTTCCGTGGTCGTCACGTTCGCGTGGCGGCGACACCGTCGGCTCGCGGAAAGACTCGGCTCCTCCGCTGCGGTCGCTCGTTCCTCGCTCCCTGCGCTCCGTCGCCATCGCTTCCCGCGATGACCGACGACGTGGGTCGACGCGGATCGGGTCAGGCGGGGGCGGCCTGTCGCATGACCACCACGTCTCCGTGGGTGCCGTAGCCGGCCAGCCGGCCGCCGTACCTGGTGCCGTCGAACGTCACCAGCCGCCACTCGTCGCCCGGCACGTCCGGGTCGGGCGGTACGACGGTCGGCCACGGGATGTTGGTGGGGTACGGCGCGGCCAGGGTGCCGATCTCGGTCATCGTCGTGTCGAAGACCGGGAAGCGGGCCCGGACGGCGCGTCGGTTGTCCCTGCCGTCGCTGGCGAGGACCCGCCAGTCCTCGCCCACACGGAGCAGGGTGGTGCCCTCGGTCGCCCGCCGGTCGGTCGCCGCGCCCCGCAGGGCGAGGTGGTCGAGTGAGGGGCCGGCGGCGAGCAACGGGTGGAAGTCGAAGAACCTCCGCGCGCTGACGTAGCCGACCAGCCAGCCGCCGTCCGGCCCGTCGGGACGCACCAGGTACGGATCCCACACGCCGACGCTCGGGCCGTCGGTCGGCACCTCCAGCCGCCGGGTCGCCAGCACGTGCCGCCCGCGGGTGAGGTTGTCGGTCGCCGTGGCGAGGGTGATGCCGAGGGCGCCCGGCGCCCGGTCGGCCCGGCGCGCGGGGAAGTCGGACCAGGTGCTGGTCGCGACCAGCCAGCGGTCGCCGTCGCGGACCAGGTGGGTGGCGTGGTCGCCGTACACGCCGGGACGATCGGGACGCTCGAAGAACAGGTCGCTGCGCCAGGAGAGGTCGCCGGTCGCCGACAGCGCCCACACCGACGTGTGCGCGGTGTCGAAGAAGCCGGGCCCGGCGCTGGTGGCGGTGAGGAGCACGTCGGTCCCGACCCGGTACGGCGACCCGTCGGCGTGCGTCACCAGCCGGACGTCGCGCAGCCCGAGCTGACCGAAGCTCCCTGCGCGCACGTCGCTGACCGGCCCGGACACGGCCGGCCGGAGTCCCGCCAGCCAGTCGGGGTCCCGGGTGTCGGGGGCACCGACCTCCCGCAGGTCGATCCGCCCCCGCGCGACCCAGGTGCCGCCCTCGTGGGTCAGCACCGCCAGGTGGCTGCCGGTCAGGGTCAGGCCGAGCCGGGTGGGCGGCTCGCCCACCCGCCCGTACCTGCGGCTGCGCAGCGGGTGCTCCGCGCCGTCGACGCGCACCAGCAGCGACGCCCGGCCCTCCGCGAGCCGTACCGCCAGGCGGGTCCCGTCGGCCCCGTCCAGGGCGAGCTCGGTCGCCGCGCCGCTCTCGACCGCCGCCTCGACGGCTCCGAACGGGGCGCGGAGCGGGAGGCCCTCGGCCGCCACCAGGGTGATCGGGCGGTGGCGGGCGGCGATCTCGAAGGACGGCAGCACCCGCGAAGGCTACGCGGCTACATCCCTGCTCGGCGCGGGGGCTGGTCGATGAGCCGCTGGGCTGTGAACCCGGCGCCGGGGGCGGAGCCGGCTGGTGCGGGAGTGTCCCGAGGGGAGAGCACCACCCTAGCCGCCGTCGCCGTCGTGCTCCGCAGTCAGGTGTTTACCAAGCCGCGCCCCACCGTTGGGCAACGCTCGCCGGTGCCGACGCATACCAGACCACACAAGGATCTCCGGAAGTGACGCCTGACACATCCGCCTCGGGGCGGGCCCCAGGACGGTCGGGCGGCGGACTCCTTGAAGGGTTGAAGCAACATGCGTGGACTCATTCGACTTCTGGCGGGCCTGACGGCGGTCCTCCTCGTCGCGGCCGGCTGCGGTGGCGGCGACGGTGACGGCGGCTCGGGCGACGGGAAGACGCGGATCGCCGCGATCTTCTCCGGACCGACGACGGACGCCGACTACAACGCTCTCGGACTCGAGGCGCTGAAGGCGGCCGAGAAGGACGGCGCGGAGGTGTCGTACTCCGAGAGTGTCGCGGTGCCCGACATCGAGCGCGTGCTGCAGGAGTACGTCGCCGACGGCTTCAACGTGATCTGGACGCACGGCTCGCAGTTCTACGAGGCCACCGCGAAGATCGCGAAGCAGAACCCCGACGTCCGCTTCATCGGCGAGTTCGACGGTGAGCCCGAGGGCCAGCCCGAGAACGTCTGGGTCATCGACCGCAACTTCCACACGGTCTTCTACCCGATCGGCGTGCTCGCCACGAACCTCACCAAGAGCGGCAAGGTCGGCTACCTCGGCGGCCTGAGCCTGCCCTTCTCCTACTCCGAGGTGCACGCCGTGGAGCAGGCGATCGCCGACAGCGGCAAGGACGTCGAGCTCAACCCCGTCTGGAGCGGCGACTTCAACGACACCGTCAAGGCCCAGCAGCTCACCAGCCAGCTGCTCTCCGGCGGCGCGGACGTCATCGTCACCTCGCTGAACCTCGGCGTGGTCGGCGCGTTCAAGGCGGTCAACGACACCGCCCCGGGCGCGGCCTGGGTGACGGTGAAGTACACCGACAAGTCGCAGAACGGTCCCGAGCACTACGCCGCCACCGTCCTCTACGACTTCGTGCAGCCGCTGACCGAGATCCTCGCCGACATCGACGGCGACACGACGACGGGGCACTACGTCATCGGGTTCGGCCAGGGCGCCAGCGTCCACGTGGGCGACAACGTCCCGGCCGAGGTGAAGGCCGAGGTCGAGAAGGCCGTCGCCGGCATCACGGACGGCTCGATCGAGGTCGGCCTCGACCAGTCCGAAGTGAAGTGACCACCATGGAGAACCCGCGTCTGGAGATGCGGGGGATCGTCAAGACCTTCGGGCCGGTCACCGCCCTCGACGCTGTCGACCTCGTGGTCGGGCGCAACGAGGTGCACGGTCTGCTCGGCGGCAACGGCGCCGGCAAGACGACGCTGATGAACGTCCTCTACGGGCTGTACCGGCCCAACGCCGGCGAGGTGCTCCTCGACGGCCAGCCGGCCAGCATCAGCTCGCCGAAGGACGCCATCGCCGTCGGGGTCGGCATGGTCCACCAGACGTTCCTCCAGGTCGACAACTATACCGTCACCGAGAACATCGTCCTGGGCACCGACGTGCCCGGCCCGCTCCGCCTCGACCTCTCCGAGGCCAAGGAGCGGATCCGCGAGCTGAGCGAGCGGTTCGGCCTCACCGTCGACCCGGACGCGGTCGTCGAGGAGCTGCCCGTCGGCGTCCGCCAGCGGGTCGAGATCCTCAAGGCCCTCTACCGCGGCGCGAAGCTGCTCATCCTCGACGAGCCCACCACCAACCTCACCCCGCAGGAGGTCGACGACCTCTTCGGCTCGATGCGGGCGATGGTGGACGACGGCATGAGCGTCGTGCTCATCACCCACAAGATCCGCGAGACGCTCAGCGTCTGCGACCGGATGACGGTGATGCGCGACGGCCGCCGGGTCGAGACCATCGAGCGCGCCGACACCGACGCCGAGCACCTGGCCGAGAAGATGGTGGGGAGTACGACGGACCCGGGGGCCGCGGTGGACGCCGCCGCTCTCGGGGCGGTGGACGCCGAGAAGGTCGAGGAGGTCCTGTCCTCCGTCGGTACGACGACCGCGGTCGCCGTCCGGGACCTGGTCGTCGTCAACGACCAGGGCCACGAGCTGATCCAGGGCTTCGACCTGGAGCTGCGCGAGGGCGAGATCGTCGGCATCGCCGGCGTCGCCGGCAACGGACAGGTCGAGCTCGCTGAGGCGCTGGCCGGCGTACGCCCCCTGCGCGCGGGCTCGGTCGAGGTGACGGGGCGCTCGATGGGCGGCCTGGCGACCTCGGCGTGGCTGGAGCACGGCGTCGCCTACGTGCCGGAGGACCGGCACCGCGACGGCATCCTGCCGACCGCGAGCATCACGGAGAACCTGGTGCTCGGCTCGCAGCGCAGCGACCAGGTCCGCAAGCGTGGGCTCATCGACTGGGGCGCCGCGAAGCAGCGGGCCGTCGACGCGATCGCCGAGTTCTCGGTGCGCGCCAACGGTCCGGGCACGCTGGTCGGCGACCTGTCCGGCGGCAACATCCAGCGGGTCATCCTGGCCCGGGCCTTCGCCCGGCAGCCGCGGATGCTGATCCTGCACAACCCGACGCGCGGCCTCGACATCGGCTCGACGCGATTCGTGTACCAGCAGGTGCGCAAGGCCACCGCGGCCGGCTGCGCCGTCCTGCTGATCTCCGAGGACCTCGACGAGGTGATCGCCCTGTCCGACCGCGTGATCGCGCTCTACCAGGGCTCCAAGGCAGGGGAGTGGCAGCACGGATCCGTCGACGCCTATGCCGTCGGCCGCAGCATGACTGGACTGGGAGAAGCCCGTGTCTGAGACCCTGACCGCTCCACCGGCGCCGCCGGCCGAAGCGCCCGCGAAGCGGCCCTCCCGGGTCGCCGAAGCGCTCTGGCTGGTCATCCCGTACGTCGTCTCGGTGGTCCTCGCGTTCGTCGTGGGCGGCCTGATCATCGCGGCCATCGGCCGGGATCCGTTCGCCGCCTTCGAGTCGGTGCTGACCACCAGCTTCAACACGCGGTTCGGCACCATCGAGACCCTGCACAAGTGGGTGCCGGTGCTGCTGTGCGCCTACGCCTTCGCCATCCCGCTCGCGACCGGCAAGTTCAACATCGGCGCCGAGGGGCAGTTGCTGGTCGGCGCGACGGGCGGTGTCGCGCTCGGCATCCTCTGGTCCGACCTGCCGATGATCGTGCTGCTGCCCTGCGTCCTGATCGCCGGAGCCCTCGCGGGCGCCGTGTGGGCCGGGATCGCCGCCTTCTTGATGACGAAGTTCCAGGTCAACGAGATCCTCAGCACCGTCGTGCTGAACTTCATCTCCTTCCAGCTCATCGACTACGTCGCCAGCCACGTCTGGCCCGACCGCGGCGCCGGCCACCCGGCGACCACCCCGGTCGGGGAGGGTGCGCTGCTGCCGGGCATCGGCCAGGCCCCGCCCATGCACACGGGTGTCCTCCTGACCGTCCTCCTCGTGATCGTGATCGCGGTGTTCATGCGACGTACGTCGACCGGCTTCGAGATGCGCGCGGTGGGCGCCAACCTCCGCGCCGCCCAGGTGCACGGGATCCGCACCTCGCGACTCGCCGGCGCGGGTCTCGTCGTGGGCGGCGCCGTCGCCGGCCTGGCCGGTGCGATCGAGGTGGCCGGCGTCCACGGCAAGATGCTCGAGGGGATGCAGT
This region of Nocardioides sp. L-11A genomic DNA includes:
- the purM gene encoding phosphoribosylformylglycinamidine cyclo-ligase, producing MTDNAYARAGVDIEAADRAVDLMKEWVEKARRPEMLGGLGGFAGLFDASALTAYRRPLLATSTDGVGTKVAVAQLMDKHDTIGFDLVGMVVDDLVVCGAEPLFMTDYIATGKVVPERIAAIVKGIAEACVEAGCALVGGETAEHPGLLDPDEYDVAGATTGVVEADALLGASRVRAGDIVIAMAASGLHSNGYSLARHVFFTQAGWTVDRHVEEFGRTLGEELLEPTRLYTKPCLAIARETETHAMAHVTGGGLANNLARVMPPELKATLDRGSWTPAPVFDVVRSVGEVAQPDLEATLNCGVGMVALVAPDSADAVVARLGEFGIDSWVAGEVAPDPARQGTVELVGQHPGW
- a CDS encoding ABC transporter ATP-binding protein: MENPRLEMRGIVKTFGPVTALDAVDLVVGRNEVHGLLGGNGAGKTTLMNVLYGLYRPNAGEVLLDGQPASISSPKDAIAVGVGMVHQTFLQVDNYTVTENIVLGTDVPGPLRLDLSEAKERIRELSERFGLTVDPDAVVEELPVGVRQRVEILKALYRGAKLLILDEPTTNLTPQEVDDLFGSMRAMVDDGMSVVLITHKIRETLSVCDRMTVMRDGRRVETIERADTDAEHLAEKMVGSTTDPGAAVDAAALGAVDAEKVEEVLSSVGTTTAVAVRDLVVVNDQGHELIQGFDLELREGEIVGIAGVAGNGQVELAEALAGVRPLRAGSVEVTGRSMGGLATSAWLEHGVAYVPEDRHRDGILPTASITENLVLGSQRSDQVRKRGLIDWGAAKQRAVDAIAEFSVRANGPGTLVGDLSGGNIQRVILARAFARQPRMLILHNPTRGLDIGSTRFVYQQVRKATAAGCAVLLISEDLDEVIALSDRVIALYQGSKAGEWQHGSVDAYAVGRSMTGLGEARV
- a CDS encoding ABC transporter permease; the encoded protein is MSETLTAPPAPPAEAPAKRPSRVAEALWLVIPYVVSVVLAFVVGGLIIAAIGRDPFAAFESVLTTSFNTRFGTIETLHKWVPVLLCAYAFAIPLATGKFNIGAEGQLLVGATGGVALGILWSDLPMIVLLPCVLIAGALAGAVWAGIAAFLMTKFQVNEILSTVVLNFISFQLIDYVASHVWPDRGAGHPATTPVGEGALLPGIGQAPPMHTGVLLTVLLVIVIAVFMRRTSTGFEMRAVGANLRAAQVHGIRTSRLAGAGLVVGGAVAGLAGAIEVAGVHGKMLEGMQSNFLILGIIVGLMARGSMLALPFIAFGIAVLEVGAGSMQRTAQVPVEMVLIIEALILLFLLLSDIARAKIRRS
- a CDS encoding BMP family protein, whose product is MRGLIRLLAGLTAVLLVAAGCGGGDGDGGSGDGKTRIAAIFSGPTTDADYNALGLEALKAAEKDGAEVSYSESVAVPDIERVLQEYVADGFNVIWTHGSQFYEATAKIAKQNPDVRFIGEFDGEPEGQPENVWVIDRNFHTVFYPIGVLATNLTKSGKVGYLGGLSLPFSYSEVHAVEQAIADSGKDVELNPVWSGDFNDTVKAQQLTSQLLSGGADVIVTSLNLGVVGAFKAVNDTAPGAAWVTVKYTDKSQNGPEHYAATVLYDFVQPLTEILADIDGDTTTGHYVIGFGQGASVHVGDNVPAEVKAEVEKAVAGITDGSIEVGLDQSEVK
- a CDS encoding DUF3073 domain-containing protein — its product is MGRGRAKAKQTKVARDLKYRTHDTDLGALARELHGESEDVGRTDEVDDIDDKWSDYADRRD